The Ruminococcaceae bacterium BL-4 region ATACTGAATTAAAAGTATCAATGATTCCTCTCAAGTAATTAACGGAATCGAATATGCCATATTCCGATGAAAACATATCTCTAAGGGTGTGATATCCTCCATTCGTAATTTCCGGATTATTTGTCATATAATTAGATAAATAATTTAAGTATACAGCCGATTCCCACGTGATATTTTGTCCATAATAAGGTGGCATTCCATTGGAAATCAATTGATTTATGATTTTTCGGTTGTTGCTTGCTTTTGCCAATTCCATTGCTTTTTTATAATCTGTTATTTCGGTTTCTTTAAAATCTATCATTTGACCGGTGCCAATAAATGCATAATATTTTTCTGGAGATGCGCTGGCAAGAAGAATTCCAAGCACGCTGCCCCAAGATTCACCCATAAGATAGATCTTTTCAGTTTCAAAACGTTGACGCAAAAAATCAGTGAGAGCGAGACCATCGTCTACATAGGTATCAGCTGTAATTTCATCATTTGGAACAGCAGAATATGATTTGCCACTGCCTGGCTGATCCCAGTTTACGATGACAAAATTTTCTTCAAGCCCCGAAAGTTCATTGCGTGTTGCTGCCATCTGCGACCCTCCCGGTCCACCAGCTAAAAACAAAAGAACTGGGTTATGACAGTTTTTTCCACGAATGCTGATCCATTCCTGATGCCCGTTTAACTCAACTTTTTGGAGCTCGGCTATACTGCCATTCAGCACTTTGCCTTGTTGGTCTATTATTGGGGGCGTATGAGCTGTAAACTGACTTAACAGGACAAGGATAGCCATTAATAGGGCTAAGCCTGAAAAAAACTTGGCGCTTTTCTTAAGACGAGCGGTTGCTGTATCCGATGACCTTTTATTTCGCCGACGAATGATAATTTGAGTAATTGAAACTAGGCAGATCAGAAAACTGATAACAGCTATGATGAGCAGTACTAATAAAAAAATATGCATATTTATCCCTTTTTCTTTTGCTTTATTATTCGACCAGCGGTCGAATAATAAAATTATACTATTTTTTCGACCGCTGGTCAATAAGCTGTTTTTGCGATATACTATTATTAGAAGGTGATGAAATGGATAAAAGGAACCTTATATTAGATGCGATGCTGGACTTACTGGAAAAAGATAAAGGTGCAGCTTGTTCCGTTAGTGATATTGCAAAAAGGGCAGGAATCGGCAAGGGAAGTATCTATTATTATTTTCAATCGAAGGATGAAATATTTGATGCGTTAGTTGAACGTGAATACGGACAAGTGATTCAAAAATGTGAAGAACTGGTTCATAAGAGTAGGGGTGATGCTATTTTAAAGCTTAAATTGCTGTTTCAAAGCTATTGCAGTTCAGTTAGTTCACCGGCTGTGGATGCTTATCTGCATCAACAACAGAATGCAGCCATTCATCAAAAATCGCTTGCCAAGATATTGTTGTCCCTTTCGCCAATCGTAGCAGATATTATTCGTCAGGGAGTCCAAGAAGGATTATTTTGTTGTGATAAACCGCAGGAAACAGCTGAGATTATAGTATCGGTCTACTGCTTTTTGTACGATCAGGGAATCTTTACATGGACACCGCAGCAATTAAAAAAGAAGGAAATTGCTTTGGCAAATTTGTTGGAAAATGGATTATCAGCAACAAAAGGAAGTTTTCAATTCCTTTATGGGGTATGATGTTGTTGTATCATTCGTATTGATTCTGCAATTTTACTTTTTGCGGTTATGAAGCGTATAAAAAAGCGGAGATGTTAATTTGACATCTCCGCTTTTATGTTTCATTAAAATTCAAAACTTATCAAGTTTCATAACAAATAATTAGCTTATCAAAGCGTTTTGCATCTTTTGTTGTCTGCTTTTTAATTTGTAATAGTAGAACGTCCCAACAAGATCTGCCAAAAACCATCCTATGGGTACCGATACCCATATTCCAATGATCCCAATTTGAGGGATCGCAGACAATAGGTATGCGAGCGTAACACGAGTGCCAAGTGAGATAATTGTCAGTATAACCGACATGCCTGGTTTTCGCAGTGCCCGATACAGTCCATAAAACAAGAATAGAAAACCAATGCCAAAATAGCAGGCGCCCTCAATCCACAAATACTGCGTCCCGATCGATAAAATGTTTGTTTCTTGCGGTTGTACAAAAACCAGCAGGAGCGGTTTTGCAAAAATACAGACAATAGCACTGACAGATATGCTAAATAGTACAGTTATAATAAATGCACTTCGAATTCCCTGCTTAATGCGTTTTGATTGTTTTGCTCCATAGTTTTGTGCAATGAAGATTGAAAAAGCGTTTCCAAAATCCTGTAACGGCATATAAGCAAAAGAATCGATTTTTACAGCTGCCGCAAATGCTGCCATTACGATGACTCCAAAGCTGTTAATCAAGCCTTGAACCATCAAAATTCCAAAGTTCATGATGGATTGTTGGATACAGGTCATAAACGAAAAATGGGTAATCTCTTTTAATAGACCAGGTTCTGAAAAATTCTCATTTTTATGAATATGAAATTCCGGATAGAAAATTAGGGTATATATCATAATTCCCACACCGGATACAATTTGTGAAATTACAGTTGCAATCGCAGCACCTGCAACACCCCATTGAAAAGTAAGTACCAATAGTAAATCCAAGCCAATATTTAGAATTGCCGAAATGCCGAGAAAAACGAGGGGGGTAACAGAATTCCCTATGGAGCGTAAAAGCGAGGCATAAAAGTTGTAAAAAAAGGTGGCGCCAATTCCCCAAAAAATAATCCAAAGATAACTTCTTGTCAAAGTATATACTTCTGAGGGAATCCGAAGAAAATACATAATTGGATCGATCAGCAAAAACACAGCAAGGTTCAGAGCTGCCGTACATGTTAAAATCAATAAAAAAGAGGTGTAAATACTTTTTTTGAGACGCTCTGTATCGTTTTTTCCGAAATTGATAGAAAAAACGGTACCGCTGCCCATACACATTCCCATCATGATAGAAGTTAAAAACGTCATAAGAGTATACGATGAGCCTACTGCTGCAAGCGCATTTTTGCCCACAAATTGTCCAACGATCAATGTGTCTACAATGTTGTATAATTGCTGTAGTAGATCTCCAACGATCATGGGAACTGCAAAACGTAACATCGATGATGTAATTTTTCCACTAGTCAAACATTTTTCTATGTGATTATTCGCCAATATTTCCACCCTTTTAAGACAAGTTCATTAGTCTTAATTAAGTATACCATAAAATCATAAACAAAACATGATAACACAAGTTGCCCTTTTGATCCACTTTTTATAGGTTGCAGCGCGAAGAGCTAAATATCCACCCAAAGCCGCCCCACCTCTTACGGTAACGCCATTTAAGCCAAAATAGTCAAATCTTTTGTGCGCCTTTATTTTATTTCAGCATGGCAAAAATCATGCCGGAGAAGAAGGGGACAAGCCATATGGTCCATACGATGATGCTAAACTTGTGAAAATTTTGTAAGCTCTTCTCATTGCTTTGTTTCAGGACAACAGTAGCCCAGAATGCATGAAAAATCATAAGTAAAATAGCAAGAAGCCCTACAATACCATGAAAATTTAATACAAAACCATCTTTTGCTATTTTGCTCATGATGGTTGTACCAGTTGTATCGAATACTAAACCGGCCCAAAACATGACGAGATGCCATGCCTTAAGCCGATGTTGGATCTTCTCGCCCCAAACACCTACGGAGTACAAGAGGAGCGCCAAACACATGCAGATAATTGACAGAATCAACATAAAAAATCCTCCTATTTTATAACAGTTCTCTTAAAAAATCTTCAAATAAATCGTAAGAAATCGTATGCTGCCGGG contains the following coding sequences:
- a CDS encoding Alpha/beta hydrolase family protein, translating into MHIFLLVLLIIAVISFLICLVSITQIIIRRRNKRSSDTATARLKKSAKFFSGLALLMAILVLLSQFTAHTPPIIDQQGKVLNGSIAELQKVELNGHQEWISIRGKNCHNPVLLFLAGGPGGSQMAATRNELSGLEENFVIVNWDQPGSGKSYSAVPNDEITADTYVDDGLALTDFLRQRFETEKIYLMGESWGSVLGILLASASPEKYYAFIGTGQMIDFKETEITDYKKAMELAKASNNRKIINQLISNGMPPYYGQNITWESAVYLNYLSNYMTNNPEITNGGYHTLRDMFSSEYGIFDSVNYLRGIIDTFNSVYPQLYDIDLRKSHTKLNIPVYFFIGKHDINAPIQLTQEYYDLLEAPKKELVWFEHSGHDPWINESELFVKQTNRVFLENP
- a CDS encoding TetR family transcriptional regulator, whose amino-acid sequence is MDKRNLILDAMLDLLEKDKGAACSVSDIAKRAGIGKGSIYYYFQSKDEIFDALVEREYGQVIQKCEELVHKSRGDAILKLKLLFQSYCSSVSSPAVDAYLHQQQNAAIHQKSLAKILLSLSPIVADIIRQGVQEGLFCCDKPQETAEIIVSVYCFLYDQGIFTWTPQQLKKKEIALANLLENGLSATKGSFQFLYGV
- a CDS encoding MATE family efflux transporter codes for the protein MANNHIEKCLTSGKITSSMLRFAVPMIVGDLLQQLYNIVDTLIVGQFVGKNALAAVGSSYTLMTFLTSIMMGMCMGSGTVFSINFGKNDTERLKKSIYTSFLLILTCTAALNLAVFLLIDPIMYFLRIPSEVYTLTRSYLWIIFWGIGATFFYNFYASLLRSIGNSVTPLVFLGISAILNIGLDLLLVLTFQWGVAGAAIATVISQIVSGVGIMIYTLIFYPEFHIHKNENFSEPGLLKEITHFSFMTCIQQSIMNFGILMVQGLINSFGVIVMAAFAAAVKIDSFAYMPLQDFGNAFSIFIAQNYGAKQSKRIKQGIRSAFIITVLFSISVSAIVCIFAKPLLLVFVQPQETNILSIGTQYLWIEGACYFGIGFLFLFYGLYRALRKPGMSVILTIISLGTRVTLAYLLSAIPQIGIIGIWVSVPIGWFLADLVGTFYYYKLKSRQQKMQNALIS
- a CDS encoding conserved membrane protein of unknown function (Evidence 4 : Unknown function but conserved in other organisms); amino-acid sequence: MLILSIICMCLALLLYSVGVWGEKIQHRLKAWHLVMFWAGLVFDTTGTTIMSKIAKDGFVLNFHGIVGLLAILLMIFHAFWATVVLKQSNEKSLQNFHKFSIIVWTIWLVPFFSGMIFAMLK